The following are encoded together in the Nocardioides okcheonensis genome:
- a CDS encoding aminoacyl-tRNA deacylase, whose protein sequence is MDEQTPALRALAEAGIPHEVTRHGRVGSLAEAAAVRGVEPSAIVKTMVVRRGEGDHLLVLVPGDRQISWPRLRALLGVNRISMPDADAAREVTGYERGTITPFGTLVPLPVVADERIVGRTISLGAGAHGVAATLAADDVVRHLGAQVADVTDPA, encoded by the coding sequence GTGGACGAGCAGACACCCGCCCTGCGGGCCCTGGCGGAGGCCGGGATCCCCCACGAGGTCACCCGGCACGGACGCGTCGGGTCGCTGGCGGAGGCCGCGGCGGTACGCGGCGTCGAGCCGTCGGCGATCGTGAAGACGATGGTCGTGCGGCGCGGCGAGGGCGACCACCTGCTGGTGCTGGTGCCGGGCGACCGGCAGATCTCGTGGCCCCGGCTGAGGGCGCTGCTCGGGGTCAACCGGATCTCGATGCCGGACGCCGACGCCGCGCGCGAGGTCACCGGCTACGAGCGCGGCACCATCACGCCGTTCGGCACCCTGGTCCCGCTCCCCGTCGTCGCCGACGAGCGCATCGTCGGCCGCACGATCTCGCTCGGCGCCGGTGCCCACGGCGTGGCCGCGACGCTGGCGGCCGACGACGTCGTGCGCCACCTCGGTGCGCAGGTCGCGGACGTCACCGACCCGGCGTGA
- a CDS encoding DUF305 domain-containing protein: protein MRRTVAVAAAVGVLAGLGGTGMGLALASDGPDRGPLARTSMMGGPGSTTMRAATNEATWLREMVAHHREAIAAAGELARSDRPAMRAFGRRIVADQSAQVEEMEAWLRDWYPDEATEDPTYEPMMRDLSGLDGDRLDRAFLRDMVGHHMAAVMMAQQLLVRGTAEHDAVNDLARTIRHDQAREIAWMRGRLSAWFGDAAGGWCGMHG, encoded by the coding sequence ATGAGGCGCACGGTGGCGGTGGCGGCAGCGGTCGGGGTGCTGGCCGGACTGGGCGGGACCGGGATGGGGCTCGCCCTCGCGTCGGACGGACCGGACCGGGGTCCCCTGGCCCGGACGTCGATGATGGGCGGACCGGGCTCGACGACGATGCGCGCCGCCACCAACGAGGCGACGTGGCTGCGCGAGATGGTCGCCCACCACCGCGAGGCGATCGCCGCCGCCGGCGAGCTGGCCCGCTCCGACCGCCCCGCGATGCGCGCGTTCGGTCGGCGCATCGTCGCCGACCAGTCGGCGCAGGTCGAGGAGATGGAGGCCTGGCTCCGGGACTGGTACCCCGACGAGGCGACGGAGGACCCGACCTACGAGCCGATGATGCGCGACCTCTCCGGCCTCGACGGCGACCGGCTCGACCGCGCCTTCCTGCGCGACATGGTCGGGCACCACATGGCGGCGGTGATGATGGCCCAGCAGCTGCTCGTGCGCGGCACCGCCGAGCACGACGCGGTCAACGACCTGGCCCGCACGATCCGCCACGACCAGGCCCGCGAGATCGCCTGGATGCGCGGTCGGCTCTCCGCCTGGTTCGGCGACGCCGCGGGCGGCTGGTGCGGGATGCACGGCTGA
- a CDS encoding TetR/AcrR family transcriptional regulator has product MTTTTAREERRRAILDAARTLATEHGADGFTVDQVAALAGVSRRTVFNHVAGIDQLLVAVCEQILAEVTAELMDAVDRDTVDLPAGEAGSRAALAAVCEAARGVDLPTAIATIGRVLGGPGEEDERTDAISRTALEHVGVRLRERLHDRAPALDPLDLDLTLVLLTNGLAAIAGLWLCDHPDLTPDVPDGARADWDRLLDRLLVRLARGHAG; this is encoded by the coding sequence GTGACCACGACCACCGCACGCGAGGAGCGCCGCCGCGCCATCCTCGACGCCGCGCGGACGCTCGCGACCGAGCACGGCGCGGACGGCTTCACCGTCGACCAGGTCGCCGCGCTCGCCGGCGTCTCCCGGCGCACCGTGTTCAACCACGTCGCCGGCATCGACCAGCTGCTGGTCGCGGTCTGCGAGCAGATCCTGGCCGAGGTCACCGCCGAGCTGATGGACGCCGTCGACCGCGACACCGTCGACCTGCCCGCCGGCGAGGCTGGCTCGCGCGCGGCGCTCGCCGCGGTGTGCGAGGCGGCGCGAGGCGTCGACCTCCCCACGGCGATCGCCACCATCGGCCGGGTCCTCGGCGGACCGGGCGAGGAGGACGAGCGCACCGACGCGATCTCCCGCACCGCGCTCGAGCACGTCGGCGTGCGCCTGCGCGAGCGGCTGCACGACCGCGCGCCCGCGCTCGACCCGCTCGACCTCGACCTGACCCTCGTGCTGCTGACCAACGGCCTCGCCGCCATCGCCGGCCTCTGGCTGTGCGACCACCCCGACCTCACCCCCGACGTCCCGGACGGTGCCCGCGCCGACTGGGACCGCCTCCTCGACCGCCTGCTCGTCCGCCTCGCGCGCGGCCACGCCGGCTGA
- a CDS encoding MMPL family transporter yields the protein MAELLYRLGRFAARRHWTVVGAWLAVLAVTAATYVAFAGTLSSSITLPDTPTTRVSAQLEREFEGTGGGNGAIVAETTDGAAFTAAQRREVAALLDRVGEVDEVSEVSDPFATQDQLDASARRVEDGKQQLNDGLNQLKAAQDQVDAGRAAVEAQREQAREAGTLDAAVRAALADAEAQLDAGQARIDRNRAKVEEQQPALEQGITLSRLSSGFRTVSEDGSAAVANVTFDVAINEVSLEAKGEIEDLVTDADIDGVALYPSQDIAQTVPSILGPGEVAGVVVAAIVLFVMLGTLLGAALPLVTALLGVGVASLASLSFSGVVDFVSVTPVLGVMLGLAVGIDYSLFIINRHRRQLKQGADLHESIGLANGTSGNAVVFAGVTVIVALLALNVTGVPFLGLMGTVGGVAVLVAILMAVTLTPAVLSLVGPRILGRRERARLASGEHATDPAAITARDTPMSTRRALTTLGVGVVALLAVAAPATQMRLGLPDGSTQPPDSAAYQAYEVQADKLGEGSNGPLLVVADLPASVTEDGVVAEQATVAEQIGRTWSVDAVVPIGVSQDRTALAFQVVPTGSPSSESTAELVQNLRTLEPVTTSGDRATLGVAGNASAGIDISDKLASVLPVYLVLVVGLSLLILVLVFRSILVPLTATLGFVLSLLAAFGGITAIFQIGFLADLFGVHAPGPVLSFLPIIATGILFGLAMDYQLFLVSGMREAYAHGAPARVAVQHGLHAGRSVVTAAAIIMISVFAGFVFSHDATIKPIGFGLAFGVLLDAFVVRMLLIPAAMHLLGEAAWWLPKWLDRILPDVDVEGARLERSHPVHEDGDAATGTDPAPTGRHAATS from the coding sequence ATGGCCGAGCTCCTCTACCGCCTCGGACGCTTCGCCGCGCGCCGCCACTGGACCGTGGTCGGCGCCTGGCTGGCCGTCCTCGCCGTCACCGCAGCGACGTACGTCGCCTTCGCGGGCACGCTCTCCAGCTCGATCACGCTGCCCGACACCCCCACCACGCGGGTCTCGGCGCAGCTCGAGCGCGAGTTCGAGGGCACCGGCGGCGGCAACGGCGCGATCGTCGCCGAGACGACCGACGGCGCAGCCTTCACCGCCGCCCAGCGGCGCGAGGTCGCCGCGCTCCTGGACCGCGTCGGGGAGGTCGACGAGGTCTCGGAGGTGAGCGACCCGTTCGCCACCCAGGACCAGCTCGACGCCTCCGCACGCAGGGTCGAGGACGGCAAGCAGCAGCTCAACGACGGGCTCAACCAGCTGAAGGCGGCGCAGGACCAGGTCGACGCCGGGCGCGCCGCGGTCGAGGCCCAGCGCGAGCAGGCCCGGGAGGCCGGCACCCTCGACGCCGCCGTGCGCGCCGCGCTGGCGGACGCCGAGGCGCAGCTCGACGCCGGCCAGGCACGGATCGACCGCAACCGCGCGAAGGTCGAGGAGCAGCAGCCCGCGCTGGAGCAGGGCATCACCCTGTCCCGCCTGTCGTCGGGCTTCCGCACCGTCTCCGAGGACGGCAGCGCCGCGGTGGCCAACGTGACCTTCGACGTCGCGATCAACGAGGTCAGCCTCGAGGCGAAGGGCGAGATCGAGGACCTCGTCACCGACGCCGACATCGACGGGGTCGCGCTCTACCCGTCGCAGGACATCGCGCAGACCGTGCCGTCCATCCTCGGGCCCGGCGAGGTCGCCGGCGTCGTGGTCGCGGCGATCGTCCTGTTCGTCATGCTCGGCACCCTGCTGGGCGCCGCCCTCCCGCTGGTGACCGCGCTGCTCGGCGTCGGAGTCGCGTCGCTCGCCTCGCTGTCGTTCTCCGGCGTCGTCGACTTCGTGTCGGTGACCCCGGTGCTCGGCGTGATGCTCGGCCTCGCGGTCGGCATCGACTACTCCCTCTTCATCATCAACCGGCACCGCCGCCAGCTGAAGCAGGGCGCCGACCTGCACGAGTCGATCGGGCTGGCCAACGGCACGTCCGGCAACGCGGTCGTCTTCGCCGGCGTGACGGTGATCGTCGCGCTGCTCGCGCTCAACGTCACCGGCGTCCCGTTCCTCGGCCTGATGGGCACCGTCGGCGGCGTCGCCGTGCTGGTCGCGATCCTGATGGCGGTCACGCTGACGCCCGCCGTGCTGTCGCTGGTCGGCCCGCGGATCCTCGGTCGCCGCGAGCGGGCGCGGCTCGCGTCCGGGGAGCACGCGACCGACCCCGCGGCGATCACCGCCCGCGACACCCCGATGTCGACGCGCCGCGCCCTGACCACGCTCGGCGTCGGCGTCGTCGCGCTGCTCGCGGTCGCCGCGCCGGCGACCCAGATGCGCCTCGGCCTGCCCGACGGGTCGACGCAGCCGCCGGACTCCGCGGCCTACCAGGCCTACGAGGTGCAGGCCGACAAGCTCGGCGAGGGCTCCAACGGCCCGCTGCTCGTGGTCGCGGACCTCCCCGCCTCCGTGACCGAGGACGGCGTCGTGGCCGAGCAGGCGACGGTCGCCGAGCAGATCGGTCGGACCTGGAGCGTCGACGCCGTGGTCCCGATCGGCGTCTCGCAGGACCGCACCGCGCTGGCCTTCCAGGTCGTGCCGACCGGCTCACCGTCGAGCGAGTCCACCGCCGAGCTGGTCCAGAACCTGCGCACCCTCGAGCCGGTCACCACCTCCGGCGACCGGGCCACGCTCGGTGTCGCCGGCAACGCCAGCGCCGGCATCGACATCTCCGACAAGCTCGCCTCGGTGCTGCCGGTCTACCTCGTGCTGGTGGTCGGGCTGTCGCTGCTCATCCTGGTGCTGGTCTTCCGCTCGATCCTCGTGCCGCTCACCGCGACGCTCGGCTTCGTGCTGTCGCTGCTCGCGGCGTTCGGCGGCATCACCGCGATCTTCCAGATCGGCTTCCTGGCCGACCTGTTCGGCGTCCACGCGCCCGGGCCCGTGCTGAGCTTCCTGCCGATCATCGCCACCGGCATCCTGTTCGGCCTCGCCATGGACTACCAGCTGTTCCTCGTCTCCGGGATGCGGGAGGCGTACGCCCACGGCGCACCCGCCCGGGTCGCGGTGCAGCACGGCCTGCACGCCGGGCGCTCGGTCGTCACCGCGGCCGCGATCATCATGATCTCGGTCTTCGCGGGCTTCGTGTTCTCCCACGACGCGACCATCAAGCCGATCGGTTTCGGCCTGGCCTTCGGCGTGCTGCTGGACGCGTTCGTCGTGCGGATGCTGCTGATCCCGGCGGCGATGCACCTGCTCGGCGAGGCGGCCTGGTGGCTGCCGAAGTGGCTGGACCGGATCCTGCCCGACGTCGACGTCGAGGGTGCCCGGCTCGAGCGCAGCCACCCGGTCCACGAGGACGGTGACGCCGCGACCGGCACCGACCCCGCGCCGACCGGGCGCCACGCCGCGACGAGCTGA
- a CDS encoding sigma factor-like helix-turn-helix DNA-binding protein, giving the protein MGASPPRVQIPPSPPGAPDESREPSRRKSERAASGPRNRSPGAALGIPGGAAALRERAGCAAPGVRSPDDDETPCRRWLRQSAWRTPADRQKISVRCNAAGSCDDWTDVKTTERHGPALQFEDAYREHRLTLLRLAYLMSGSHDVSEDVVQSVFTSAHDRWDQIDKPLPYLKRAVVNAVKDVQRRRFRLLSRTPERPPVALPPEVDETWAHVGRLSWIQRAVVVLHYYEDLPLNEVAAVLDRPAATVRSDHRRALDKLRKALA; this is encoded by the coding sequence GTGGGCGCAAGTCCACCGAGGGTTCAAATCCCTCCGTCACCGCCAGGGGCTCCCGACGAAAGTCGGGAGCCAAGCCGACGAAAGTCGGAGAGAGCCGCCTCAGGCCCGAGAAATCGGTCGCCGGGGGCGGCTCTCGGCATTCCGGGAGGCGCTGCGGCTCTCCGCGAGCGAGCCGGGTGCGCTGCGCCGGGAGTCCGGTCGCCCGATGATGACGAGACGCCCTGCCGCAGGTGGCTGAGGCAGAGCGCTTGGCGCACTCCTGCCGACCGGCAAAAGATCAGTGTCCGGTGCAACGCTGCAGGGTCCTGCGACGACTGGACAGATGTGAAAACTACGGAGAGGCACGGGCCTGCCTTGCAGTTCGAAGATGCGTACCGAGAGCATCGGCTGACGCTCCTGCGCTTGGCGTACCTGATGTCCGGTTCACACGACGTGAGCGAGGACGTAGTCCAATCCGTGTTCACCTCCGCACACGACCGCTGGGACCAGATCGACAAGCCGCTCCCATACCTGAAACGCGCCGTGGTCAACGCCGTCAAGGACGTCCAGCGGCGTCGCTTCCGCCTCCTGTCGAGGACCCCCGAGAGGCCTCCGGTCGCTCTTCCACCGGAAGTGGACGAGACATGGGCCCACGTCGGACGGCTCTCATGGATCCAGCGCGCCGTCGTCGTCCTGCACTACTACGAAGACCTCCCCTTGAACGAGGTAGCAGCCGTCCTCGACCGCCCGGCGGCAACGGTGCGCTCCGACCACCGCCGCGCACTCGACAAGCTTCGAAAGGCACTGGCATGA
- a CDS encoding YhgE/Pip domain-containing protein — protein MTGFRMALNELRRITAGRLPKLAVAALVLVPTMYAGLYLWANYDPYGNLDQVPAAIVVEDAGADLPDGTRLDAGRQVADDLLDSGDFDWSEVTLAQAEDGVQDGTYDFALHVPRDFSASLASNADLDPRRARLALLTNDANSYLSTTIAGTVTDRVRDALASQVGAEAATTFLTGFSDIRTQLAQAADGAGTLEDGLGEARSGAATLADGAGRLEDGAGELATGLGTIADRTSSLPAQTRRLAQGARRVADANAQIADVGAEAAAAAREIDRARVQQRRELVQRMRQQGLTPEQQQAVLAVYDDLGATVADGTATVRRTSARLDRLASGADQVADGNEALAAAVPELVDGIGEARTGAVQLRDGATRLSDGADELRTGLTRLDRGAKRLQKGLEKGAADVPDVDGTTRERLADVIGDPVRVDSRSDATAGTYGAGLAPFFLSLAAWIGGYVLFLLVRPLSPRALAGDQHPLRVALGGWLAPVLLGAAQMVVMSTIVFGVLDIVPANIPGALAFLVLTSAVFVAMVHALATWFGKAGQFIGLVLMVLQLITAGGTFPWQTLPPALHPLHHALPMSYAVDGLRQLVYGGPDVRVLSDVLVLLGWLAVALLATTVAARRQRVWSLKTVSPELQM, from the coding sequence ATGACCGGCTTCAGGATGGCGCTCAACGAGCTGCGCCGGATCACCGCGGGGCGGCTGCCCAAGCTCGCCGTGGCCGCGCTCGTGCTGGTGCCGACGATGTACGCCGGGCTCTACCTGTGGGCCAACTACGACCCCTACGGCAACCTCGACCAGGTGCCGGCGGCGATCGTGGTCGAGGACGCCGGCGCGGACCTGCCCGACGGCACCCGCCTCGACGCCGGACGCCAGGTGGCCGACGACCTGCTCGACAGCGGCGACTTCGACTGGAGCGAGGTCACCCTCGCGCAGGCCGAGGACGGCGTGCAGGACGGGACCTACGACTTCGCGCTGCACGTGCCGCGGGACTTCTCCGCGTCCCTGGCCAGCAACGCGGACCTCGACCCGAGGCGCGCCCGGCTCGCGCTCCTCACCAACGACGCCAACTCCTACCTCTCGACCACCATCGCCGGCACCGTCACCGACCGGGTGCGCGACGCGCTGGCCAGCCAGGTGGGCGCGGAGGCGGCGACCACCTTCCTGACCGGCTTCTCCGACATCCGCACCCAGCTCGCCCAGGCCGCCGACGGCGCGGGCACGCTCGAGGACGGCCTCGGCGAGGCCCGCTCCGGCGCGGCCACGCTGGCCGACGGCGCCGGGAGGCTGGAGGACGGCGCGGGCGAGCTGGCCACCGGCCTCGGCACGATCGCCGACCGGACGTCCTCGCTGCCGGCGCAGACGCGGCGACTGGCGCAGGGCGCCCGCCGGGTGGCCGACGCCAACGCGCAGATCGCCGACGTCGGCGCCGAGGCCGCCGCCGCCGCGCGGGAGATCGACCGCGCGCGGGTGCAGCAGCGGCGCGAGCTCGTCCAGCGGATGCGCCAGCAGGGCCTGACGCCCGAGCAGCAGCAGGCCGTGCTCGCGGTCTACGACGACCTCGGCGCCACGGTCGCCGACGGCACCGCCACCGTGCGGCGCACGTCCGCGCGGCTCGACCGGCTCGCGAGCGGCGCCGACCAGGTCGCCGACGGAAACGAGGCACTGGCCGCGGCCGTCCCGGAGCTGGTCGACGGGATCGGGGAGGCGCGCACGGGCGCGGTGCAGCTGCGCGACGGCGCCACGCGCCTCTCCGACGGCGCCGACGAGCTGCGGACCGGGCTGACGAGGCTCGACCGGGGCGCGAAGCGGCTGCAGAAGGGCCTCGAGAAGGGGGCCGCGGACGTCCCGGACGTCGACGGCACCACCCGCGAGCGGCTCGCCGACGTGATCGGCGACCCCGTGCGGGTGGACTCCCGGTCCGACGCCACGGCCGGGACGTACGGCGCCGGGCTCGCGCCGTTCTTCCTCAGCCTCGCCGCGTGGATCGGCGGCTACGTGCTGTTCCTGCTGGTGCGCCCGCTGTCGCCGCGCGCGCTCGCCGGTGACCAGCACCCACTGCGGGTCGCGCTCGGCGGCTGGCTCGCCCCGGTGCTGCTCGGGGCGGCCCAGATGGTGGTGATGTCGACCATCGTCTTCGGGGTGCTCGACATCGTGCCGGCCAACATCCCCGGCGCGCTGGCGTTCCTGGTCCTCACCTCGGCCGTGTTCGTCGCGATGGTCCACGCGCTCGCCACCTGGTTCGGCAAGGCCGGTCAGTTCATCGGCCTGGTGCTGATGGTGCTGCAGCTGATCACCGCCGGCGGCACCTTCCCCTGGCAGACCCTCCCGCCGGCGCTGCACCCGCTGCACCACGCGCTGCCGATGTCGTACGCCGTCGACGGCCTGCGCCAGCTGGTCTACGGCGGCCCGGACGTCCGGGTGCTCTCCGACGTGCTGGTCCTGCTGGGCTGGCTGGCCGTGGCGCTGCTCGCGACGACCGTCGCCGCCCGCCGGCAGCGGGTGTGGTCGCTGAAGACGGTGAGCCCCGAGCTGCAGATGTAG
- a CDS encoding virulence factor: protein MTEFQVTRWRELPSMVAARAGDETVKAELAPRFAEAIDEAAMRLGDTGADDYLAGWERSPWTEADGSPAEVLDRVTAELDADWPADRIAAFLDGLTPGR, encoded by the coding sequence ATGACGGAGTTCCAGGTCACCCGGTGGCGCGAGCTGCCCTCCATGGTCGCCGCCCGCGCCGGCGACGAGACGGTGAAGGCGGAGCTGGCGCCGCGGTTCGCCGAGGCGATCGACGAAGCCGCGATGCGGCTGGGTGACACCGGCGCGGACGACTACCTCGCCGGCTGGGAGCGGAGCCCGTGGACCGAGGCGGACGGGAGCCCCGCCGAGGTCCTCGACCGGGTCACCGCCGAGCTGGACGCGGACTGGCCGGCCGACCGGATCGCGGCCTTCCTCGACGGGCTCACGCCGGGTCGGTGA
- a CDS encoding phosphotransferase family protein: protein MTITHVKRRQAPEPGSIPDRLQMFTREVRFYREVASDVGVRVPGLVHAEVEDGDTLLVLEDLSTWHEGADPVAAVTALGALHRRWTGRATTVHPWLPRADVSDLVESYYAARWPEVRGRADVTDEVRRLGDSLVGRVAAAGERAGAAGPATLVHGDASGRNMRTSPSGEVALLDWEDVGVGPGIADVAWFLLSSADPRDWDEALGAYGESGGLAAVLPTTCVQGLLSLDDHADGSAAAQTWVRNLEAATERMR from the coding sequence GTGACCATCACCCACGTGAAGCGTCGGCAGGCCCCCGAGCCCGGCTCCATCCCGGACCGTCTGCAGATGTTCACCCGCGAGGTCCGGTTCTACCGCGAGGTGGCGAGCGACGTCGGTGTCCGGGTCCCCGGCCTGGTGCACGCCGAGGTCGAGGACGGCGACACCCTCCTCGTCCTGGAGGACCTGTCGACGTGGCACGAAGGAGCCGATCCGGTGGCCGCGGTCACTGCTCTGGGTGCACTGCACCGCCGCTGGACCGGACGTGCGACGACCGTGCACCCCTGGCTTCCGCGAGCGGACGTCTCGGACCTGGTCGAGAGCTACTACGCTGCCCGCTGGCCAGAGGTCCGGGGGCGAGCTGACGTCACCGACGAGGTCCGTCGGCTCGGCGACTCGCTGGTGGGGCGGGTGGCCGCTGCCGGGGAACGGGCCGGAGCGGCCGGACCGGCGACGCTGGTCCACGGCGACGCGTCCGGACGCAACATGCGTACGTCGCCGTCAGGTGAGGTGGCACTTCTCGACTGGGAGGACGTCGGGGTGGGACCCGGCATCGCAGACGTCGCGTGGTTCCTGCTCTCCTCCGCCGACCCTCGCGACTGGGACGAGGCGCTCGGAGCGTACGGCGAGAGCGGAGGGCTCGCCGCGGTCCTCCCGACGACGTGCGTCCAGGGACTGTTGAGCCTGGACGACCACGCCGACGGATCAGCCGCGGCGCAGACCTGGGTCCGGAACCTCGAAGCAGCGACCGAGCGCATGCGCTAG
- a CDS encoding HAD-IB family hydrolase: MSGLSTAAREAIDAIEAGPQGPEVGAFFDLDGTLVAGYTAATFYGDRLKGREVSPAEFLRTVVTAVDGELGGDPTRIAHVAFSAMRGESEEAFADLGERLFRAKIAGTIRRESRALVAAHQRAGHTVAVASAATAYQIAPVARDLGVEHLICTRLVVEDGQFTGETDGPMLWGRHKASGVRAFAREHGVDLAESYAYGNGYEDVAFLSSVGHPTALNPHRDLRAAAARLGWPVLDLADPVGGSLVAAGRTVAALAGMNAGVGAGLAYGLLRGDRSEARNTAVKLATHLPMAIAGVSVDVLHRERLWTHRPAIFVANHQSALDIPVLGQLLERDFTIVAKKEARWDPRTFVGSVVIDPAWIDRSDSASARATLDGVVDRIRGGTSLMIFPEGTRSATPVLGPFRKGAFHLAAQAGVPVVPVVLRNTGELMRRSSLVLNPGVVDVCVLEPETDWSADDMDDRIAALRQKFQDTLARWPQ; encoded by the coding sequence GTGAGCGGGCTGTCCACCGCGGCCCGCGAGGCGATCGACGCCATCGAGGCCGGCCCGCAGGGCCCGGAGGTCGGGGCGTTCTTCGACCTCGACGGCACCCTCGTCGCGGGCTACACCGCCGCCACCTTCTACGGCGACCGGCTCAAGGGCCGCGAGGTGTCGCCCGCCGAGTTCCTCCGCACCGTCGTCACGGCGGTCGACGGCGAGCTCGGCGGCGACCCCACCCGGATCGCCCACGTCGCCTTCTCCGCGATGCGCGGGGAGTCGGAGGAGGCCTTCGCCGACCTCGGCGAGCGGCTCTTCCGTGCGAAGATCGCCGGCACCATCCGGCGCGAGTCGCGCGCCCTGGTCGCGGCCCACCAGCGCGCCGGCCACACCGTCGCGGTCGCCTCGGCCGCGACGGCGTACCAGATCGCGCCGGTCGCGCGGGACCTCGGCGTCGAGCACCTGATCTGCACGCGGCTGGTGGTCGAGGACGGCCAGTTCACCGGCGAGACCGACGGCCCGATGCTCTGGGGACGCCACAAGGCCAGCGGCGTCCGCGCCTTCGCGCGCGAGCACGGCGTCGACCTGGCGGAGTCCTACGCCTACGGCAACGGCTACGAGGACGTCGCCTTCCTCTCCTCCGTCGGACACCCGACGGCGCTCAACCCGCACCGCGACCTGCGTGCCGCCGCCGCGCGGCTGGGCTGGCCGGTGCTCGACCTCGCCGACCCCGTGGGCGGCTCGCTGGTCGCGGCCGGCCGGACCGTCGCCGCGCTGGCCGGGATGAACGCCGGCGTCGGTGCCGGCCTGGCCTACGGGCTGCTGCGCGGCGACCGCAGCGAGGCCCGCAACACGGCGGTCAAGCTGGCCACCCACCTGCCGATGGCGATCGCCGGGGTGTCGGTGGACGTCCTGCACCGGGAGCGGCTGTGGACCCACCGGCCGGCGATCTTCGTCGCCAACCATCAGAGCGCGCTGGACATCCCGGTCCTCGGCCAGCTGCTCGAGCGTGACTTCACCATCGTGGCGAAGAAGGAGGCGCGGTGGGACCCGCGCACCTTCGTCGGGTCGGTGGTGATCGACCCGGCCTGGATCGACCGGTCCGACTCAGCGTCGGCACGGGCGACCCTCGACGGCGTCGTCGACCGGATCCGCGGCGGCACCTCGCTGATGATCTTCCCCGAGGGCACCCGGTCGGCGACCCCCGTGCTGGGGCCGTTCCGCAAGGGTGCGTTCCACCTGGCCGCGCAGGCCGGCGTGCCGGTCGTGCCGGTGGTGCTGCGCAACACCGGCGAGCTGATGCGCCGCAGCTCGCTCGTGCTCAACCCCGGTGTCGTGGACGTCTGCGTCCTCGAGCCCGAGACCGACTGGAGCGCCGACGACATGGACGACCGGATCGCCGCCCTGCGGCAGAAGTTCCAGGACACCCTCGCGAGGTGGCCGCAGTGA
- a CDS encoding zinc-binding dehydrogenase, with the protein MRAVVYDEVRSQPEVRDVPPPTAPDGGVVVRVAATGLCRSDWHAWAGHDDVALPHVPGHELAGHVAEVGSGVTRWRVGDRVTVPFVCGCGRCEWCLRGDAQVCPDQQQPGFTHWGSFAELVALHAADTNLVAVPEPVDLATAAGLGCRFATAYRALVGRAAVQADEWVTVVGAGGVGLSAVMIARALGARVVAVDRNREALALAADLGAEHTVLADGTTDVPETVAGLTDGGSHVAVDAVGSEQTCADAILALRRRGRLAQVGLLPPVDGHPRVPMARVIAWELDLLGSHGMAAVDYPAMLALVESGVLRPQRLVERVIGLDEAAALLPVFDTATVAGMTIVDPTR; encoded by the coding sequence GTGCGAGCCGTGGTCTACGACGAGGTCAGGTCCCAGCCCGAGGTGCGGGACGTGCCGCCGCCGACGGCACCCGACGGCGGCGTGGTCGTACGCGTCGCGGCGACCGGGCTGTGCCGCAGCGACTGGCACGCGTGGGCCGGGCACGACGACGTCGCGCTCCCCCACGTGCCCGGCCACGAGCTGGCGGGACACGTCGCCGAGGTCGGCTCCGGCGTGACCCGCTGGCGCGTCGGCGACCGGGTCACCGTCCCCTTCGTCTGCGGGTGCGGCCGCTGCGAGTGGTGCCTGCGGGGTGACGCGCAGGTGTGCCCCGACCAGCAGCAGCCGGGCTTCACGCACTGGGGCTCCTTCGCCGAGCTGGTCGCGCTGCACGCCGCCGACACCAACCTGGTCGCGGTCCCCGAGCCGGTCGACCTCGCGACCGCGGCCGGGCTCGGCTGCCGCTTCGCGACGGCGTACCGCGCGCTGGTGGGCCGCGCCGCCGTGCAGGCCGACGAGTGGGTCACGGTCGTCGGCGCGGGCGGGGTCGGGCTCAGCGCCGTGATGATCGCCCGCGCCCTCGGCGCCCGGGTGGTCGCCGTCGACCGCAACCGGGAGGCCCTGGCGCTCGCCGCCGACCTCGGCGCCGAGCACACCGTCCTCGCCGACGGGACCACCGACGTACCGGAGACGGTCGCAGGCCTGACCGACGGCGGCAGCCACGTCGCGGTCGACGCCGTCGGCAGCGAGCAGACCTGCGCCGACGCGATCCTCGCGCTCCGTCGCCGCGGCCGGCTCGCGCAGGTCGGCCTGCTGCCCCCGGTCGACGGGCACCCGCGGGTGCCGATGGCGCGGGTCATCGCGTGGGAGCTCGACCTGCTGGGCAGCCACGGCATGGCCGCGGTCGACTACCCCGCGATGCTGGCCCTGGTGGAGTCCGGCGTGCTCCGCCCGCAGCGCCTGGTCGAGCGGGTCATCGGGCTCGACGAGGCCGCCGCGCTGCTGCCGGTCTTCGACACCGCGACCGTCGCGGGGATGACCATCGTCGACCCGACCCGCTGA